A genomic region of Notamacropus eugenii isolate mMacEug1 chromosome 3, mMacEug1.pri_v2, whole genome shotgun sequence contains the following coding sequences:
- the LOC140534651 gene encoding LOW QUALITY PROTEIN: apolipoprotein L2-like (The sequence of the model RefSeq protein was modified relative to this genomic sequence to represent the inferred CDS: inserted 1 base in 1 codon): MADSDEEVQFEVEVFLEDFPKTKLQLEEHIKELRLAADKIDKIHRDCTITNIAASSAGAVSGILTILGLALAPVTAGASLALSVGGMGLGAAAAVTGISASVVDRVNESRGKSQLDNVDRKTNDIFETLSKSVSAIVSSVTQITRNSRAFKLLKAKPGLISTTGQMKKSFAGTVLAMTKTARITGAVFAGLFLLMDIAAIVQDSMHLSNGAKATTAEXLREKAQHLEEKLQDLSEIYQILLEVDTQSRT; this comes from the exons ATGGCTGATTCTGATGAGGAAGTGCAGTTTGAAGTGGAAGTGTTTTTGGAGGATTTTCCCAAGACCAAATTGCAACTGGAAGAACATATCAAAGAGCTTCGCCTGGCCGCAGACAAAATTGACAAGATTCACAGGGATTGCACCATTACTAATATAGCAGCAAGCTCCGCTGGTGCTGTCTCAGGCATCCTGACCATACTGGGATTGGCACTGGCACCTGTAACAGCAGGAGCAAGCTTGGCTCTCTCTGTAGGTGGGATGGGATTGGGAGCTGCAGCTGCTGTCACTGGTATTTCTGCAAGTGTTGTTGATCGTGTGAATGAGTCACGGGGGAAGTCACAGTTAGACAATGTTGACAGAAAGACAAATGATATTTTCGAAACTCTATCTAAATCAGTAAGTGCAATTGTTTCTTCAGTGACACAGATCACCCGAAACTCTCGTGCCTTCAAACTGCTGAAAGCCAAGCCAGGTTTAATTTCTACTACTGGCCAGATGAAAAAGAGTTTTGCTGGCACAGTATTAGCCATGACCAAAACAGCCAGGATAACAGGTGCTGTGTTTGCAGGACTTTTTCTTCTAATGGACATAGCAGCCATAGTGCAAGATTCCATGCATTTGTCAAATGGGGCAAAGGCTACAACagcag aactgagggagaaagCTCAGCATTTGGAAGAGAAACTGCAGGACCTGTCTGAGATCTACCAGATCCTGCTGGAAGTGGACACTCAATCAAGAACCTAA